The following proteins are encoded in a genomic region of Paenibacillus sp. FSL R7-0273:
- a CDS encoding CPBP family intramembrane glutamic endopeptidase → MTKSGKKDHPIIFSLLLGILLTFLVSAASAAASIMELSDNGMIIAQGAAFAVMAVIVAVYMTRGGRTFSRYGFRPVTAAESKDALYYIPLLIIALVQPIIGGFNVQLTAAEVLMFVVFTLFVGFSEETVFRGIIRDKLNFKGPVFYIVFSSVFFGILHMSNALNGKDPLSVALQVINAFLIGLILALLIETTENIIPLILFHFAFDILAFMTQENPDKELLAISILNVLYLLYGIYLVYNLRRRNKLSAARENRISA, encoded by the coding sequence ATGACAAAGAGCGGTAAAAAGGATCACCCGATTATTTTTTCGCTGCTGCTGGGTATTCTGCTGACCTTTCTGGTTTCAGCAGCCTCAGCCGCCGCAAGCATTATGGAGTTAAGCGATAACGGGATGATTATTGCGCAAGGAGCAGCTTTTGCAGTGATGGCTGTGATAGTAGCGGTATATATGACGAGGGGAGGACGAACATTTTCCCGGTACGGGTTCAGGCCGGTTACAGCGGCAGAGTCAAAGGATGCGCTTTATTACATACCGCTGCTGATTATCGCCCTGGTTCAGCCTATCATTGGCGGCTTTAATGTGCAGCTGACTGCAGCTGAAGTTCTGATGTTCGTGGTGTTTACCCTGTTTGTCGGGTTTTCAGAGGAGACAGTTTTCAGAGGCATCATCCGGGATAAGCTGAATTTTAAGGGCCCTGTTTTTTATATCGTTTTTTCCTCAGTTTTCTTTGGTATCTTACATATGTCGAATGCGTTAAACGGAAAAGATCCTTTAAGTGTTGCGCTTCAGGTAATTAATGCCTTTCTGATCGGCTTAATTTTGGCTCTGCTGATTGAGACGACGGAGAATATTATTCCGCTGATCCTGTTTCATTTTGCTTTTGATATACTTGCATTCATGACCCAGGAGAATCCGGATAAAGAGCTGCTTGCTATCAGTATTCTAAATGTGCTGTATTTGCTGTATGGCATTTATCTTGTCTATAACCTGCGCCGCCGCAACAAGCTGAGTGCTGCACGGGAGAACCGGATAAGCGCATAG
- a CDS encoding stalk domain-containing protein, which yields MKKGWLLLPLLLLLLSFPEVTSAASTAYFNVIWSNGGQSTNPALLKEGTVYARAGLLESAGLQASKSSSRSGTVYTYNGWQKSVTVTTGSITAKLDGQTVSLGGKPFMHKDELYVPARFIVQALGGESVSWNAKSSVYTAKNIQAFSSSSAVYGGVTYTVDKQTGKLYTQGPAGKPRLIANLGSELYDMISFDFRKTAKGLIYLTITDVYGEPHINNKWYTLIIKDGMVIRQASVGYWIRYGDNVKLYGDNLILTDGKSLRVIEDGTGKVKETLDLVKLGGIEDKYLVEGMDEDFLLIRPNQKGLLMLIDRKTGSQTLLYKELLDPDQQVYAETNDIPFYGDQLQFTERKGNVLQFKNLAVQDGRIYEYDLLKTRP from the coding sequence ATGAAAAAAGGCTGGCTGCTGCTGCCTCTGCTTCTCCTGCTCCTGAGCTTTCCAGAGGTAACCTCTGCAGCTTCAACCGCTTATTTCAATGTGATCTGGAGTAATGGAGGTCAATCTACAAATCCTGCACTTCTAAAGGAAGGGACTGTCTATGCACGCGCCGGTCTGCTGGAGTCGGCCGGCCTGCAGGCTTCAAAGAGCAGCTCGCGCAGCGGCACCGTATATACTTATAACGGCTGGCAGAAATCGGTGACGGTTACTACAGGAAGTATAACGGCGAAGCTGGATGGTCAGACCGTCAGCCTTGGCGGTAAGCCTTTTATGCATAAGGACGAGCTGTATGTTCCGGCCCGATTTATTGTGCAGGCGTTAGGCGGGGAATCGGTAAGCTGGAATGCCAAGAGCAGTGTGTATACCGCGAAGAATATTCAAGCCTTTTCAAGCAGCAGTGCCGTTTATGGCGGGGTTACCTACACGGTTGATAAACAGACAGGAAAACTGTATACGCAAGGTCCGGCCGGAAAGCCCCGGCTAATTGCCAATCTGGGCTCTGAGCTGTACGACATGATCAGCTTTGATTTCCGCAAAACAGCTAAAGGCCTAATCTATCTTACGATTACAGATGTCTATGGTGAGCCGCATATCAACAACAAATGGTACACACTAATCATTAAGGACGGTATGGTAATCCGGCAGGCAAGTGTGGGCTATTGGATCCGTTACGGGGACAATGTGAAGCTGTACGGTGATAATCTCATTTTGACGGATGGGAAGAGTTTGAGAGTGATTGAGGACGGGACCGGGAAGGTAAAGGAGACACTTGATCTGGTCAAGCTTGGCGGGATCGAGGATAAGTATCTGGTCGAAGGGATGGATGAGGATTTCCTGCTGATCCGTCCTAATCAGAAGGGCCTGCTTATGCTGATTGACCGCAAGACCGGAAGCCAAACCCTGCTATATAAAGAGTTGCTTGATCCGGACCAGCAAGTGTATGCCGAAACGAATGACATCCCTTTTTACGGGGATCAGCTGCAGTTCACGGAGCGTAAAGGAAATGTGCTGCAGTTCAAGAATCTGGCGGTGCAGGACGGACGGATTTATGAATATGACTTGTTAAAGACCCGGCCTTAG
- a CDS encoding tetratricopeptide repeat protein, giving the protein MEYESSGYGLAAVHELMEMKRYKEALVEAEQVLREDPEDPDVFAIIAHIYILQENYEKAQHWTGEALRRDPEQQLAWFVQICIYYDTQNYKALNEVLPEAMRVDPYEPHYYFIKANLLNKRAKYKEAREQLLQALELSPENAVYLATLSYTEALLGNMAESVSLDRQAVQTGVENEYVLLYLGWAAGHRGDYKLKETYMRNAVRLDPDDKQLRDEFLESLQQTHKLLAVFLWPTKYFRRLKRWQILTLWIVAWIVFRPLVLVFLILYFTANMVTKGIVHVQVYGWQRARK; this is encoded by the coding sequence ATGGAGTATGAATCGAGCGGCTACGGATTGGCAGCTGTACATGAGCTTATGGAAATGAAGCGGTACAAGGAGGCTCTGGTTGAAGCGGAGCAGGTGTTGCGTGAGGACCCCGAGGATCCGGACGTATTTGCTATTATCGCTCATATCTATATTCTGCAGGAAAATTACGAAAAAGCGCAGCACTGGACAGGCGAAGCCCTGCGCCGTGATCCCGAGCAGCAGCTGGCCTGGTTTGTTCAGATCTGCATCTATTACGACACACAGAACTATAAAGCGCTGAACGAGGTTTTGCCGGAAGCGATGCGAGTAGATCCCTATGAGCCACATTACTATTTTATCAAGGCTAATCTGCTGAACAAACGGGCTAAATATAAGGAAGCGAGGGAGCAGCTGCTTCAGGCGCTGGAGCTGAGCCCGGAGAATGCTGTCTATCTGGCCACATTAAGCTATACAGAGGCGCTGCTGGGCAACATGGCTGAGTCGGTCAGCCTGGACCGGCAGGCGGTTCAGACCGGCGTAGAGAACGAATACGTTCTGCTCTATCTGGGCTGGGCGGCGGGCCACCGCGGGGATTATAAGCTGAAAGAGACATATATGAGAAATGCGGTCAGGCTCGATCCGGATGATAAGCAGCTGCGGGATGAGTTCCTGGAGTCACTGCAGCAGACCCATAAGCTGCTGGCTGTTTTTTTGTGGCCGACGAAATACTTCCGCAGACTGAAGCGCTGGCAGATTCTGACGCTTTGGATTGTTGCCTGGATTGTTTTTAGACCGCTGGTGCTGGTATTCCTGATTCTTTATTTCACGGCCAATATGGTGACTAAAGGAATCGTTCATGTGCAGGTGTACGGGTGGCAGAGAGCGAGGAAGTAA
- a CDS encoding ATP-binding protein, protein MADEHDELAEKRRKNLKLIQFSKEDNGLIESDKPKETFADVGGLEDVKKKIRMNFILPLQQPELFAAYGKEAGGSLLLYGPPGCGKTFLARAVAGEIEANFMHIELQAILAMYVGQSENNLHNIFAKARENKPCVIFIDELDAMGGSRHQMRQHHDRMLVNQLLLELDGLQAENDQVFVIGATNTPWYLDSALRRPGRFNHLVFVPPPEEAERETILGLKLAGKPQEPFNLSKLAGETRFFSGADLEQVVSDAVESAMERTFETGEIQPITGSDLRQAAKDRKATTLEWFATARNYATFSDVNRDYQVVLDYAKKHGIK, encoded by the coding sequence ATGGCGGATGAACATGATGAGCTGGCCGAGAAAAGACGCAAAAACCTGAAACTCATTCAATTCAGCAAAGAGGATAATGGATTAATTGAATCTGACAAGCCCAAAGAGACCTTTGCCGATGTCGGGGGCCTTGAGGATGTCAAAAAGAAAATCCGGATGAACTTCATCCTGCCGCTGCAGCAGCCGGAGCTGTTTGCCGCATACGGCAAGGAGGCAGGCGGCAGCCTGCTGCTGTACGGTCCTCCCGGCTGCGGCAAAACCTTCCTGGCGCGTGCGGTTGCGGGGGAGATTGAAGCCAATTTCATGCATATTGAGCTGCAGGCGATTCTGGCGATGTACGTAGGGCAGAGCGAAAATAACCTGCACAATATCTTCGCCAAGGCACGGGAGAATAAGCCCTGTGTCATCTTCATCGATGAGCTGGACGCCATGGGCGGCAGCCGGCATCAGATGCGCCAGCATCATGACCGGATGCTGGTCAATCAGCTGCTGCTGGAGCTGGACGGACTGCAGGCTGAGAATGATCAGGTGTTTGTAATCGGGGCGACCAATACCCCCTGGTATCTGGATTCTGCACTCCGCCGTCCCGGGCGCTTTAACCATCTGGTATTTGTTCCGCCGCCGGAGGAGGCGGAGCGGGAGACGATCCTCGGCCTGAAGCTGGCCGGCAAGCCGCAGGAGCCGTTTAATCTGTCCAAGCTTGCCGGAGAGACCAGATTTTTCTCCGGAGCCGACCTGGAGCAGGTAGTGAGCGACGCTGTTGAGTCTGCCATGGAGCGCACCTTTGAAACTGGGGAGATTCAGCCGATTACAGGCAGTGACCTGCGGCAGGCTGCTAAGGACCGCAAAGCGACTACGCTGGAATGGTTCGCCACTGCGCGGAACTACGCCACCTTCAGCGATGTGAACCGGGACTACCAGGTAGTTCTGGATTATGCCAAAAAGCACGGAATTAAATAG
- a CDS encoding PH domain-containing protein, with product MANLFGGLLGNYSEVTIPELMNQYGVYLMPDEQIRTGFKLVRDAFIITDERLILIDHQGVTGKKTRVASIHLSSIYEVTMETGGTGFDDCEIILHYITSPYHKSNNLQTAAYKFEFAKKFNVQPLYTALISIAHENHKRLNG from the coding sequence ATGGCTAATTTATTTGGCGGTTTACTAGGCAACTACTCAGAGGTAACGATTCCGGAGCTGATGAACCAGTACGGAGTTTATCTGATGCCTGACGAGCAGATCCGCACTGGCTTTAAGCTGGTCCGCGATGCATTCATTATTACAGATGAGCGTCTGATTCTAATTGATCATCAGGGGGTCACCGGCAAGAAAACACGGGTCGCGTCCATTCATCTCAGCTCTATTTATGAAGTAACCATGGAGACCGGCGGCACCGGATTTGACGACTGCGAGATCATCCTTCACTATATTACCTCCCCTTATCATAAATCTAACAATTTGCAGACCGCTGCCTATAAATTTGAATTCGCCAAAAAGTTCAACGTACAGCCGCTCTACACTGCACTTATCAGCATTGCCCATGAGAACCATAAGCGTTTGAACGGCTGA